A stretch of Vigna angularis cultivar LongXiaoDou No.4 chromosome 4, ASM1680809v1, whole genome shotgun sequence DNA encodes these proteins:
- the LOC108331437 gene encoding chaperone protein ClpC, chloroplastic, which translates to MARVLAQSINVPGLVAEHRHGQQKGSGRSKRPAKMMNAVRTNGLRMSGFTGLRTFNPLDTMLRPGIDFHSKVSIATSAHRGRSTRCVPKAMFERFTEKAIKVIMLAQEEARRLGHNFVGTEQILLGLIGEGTGIAAKVLKSMGINLKDARVEVEKIIGRGSGFVAVEIPFTPRAKRVLELSLEEARQLGHNYIGSEHLLLGLLREGEGVAARVLENLGADPTNIRTQVIRMVGESADSVTATVGSGSSGNKMPTLEEYGTNLTKLAEEGKLDPVVGRQQQIERVTQILGRRTKNNPCLIGEPGVGKTAIAEGLAQRIANGDVPETIEGKKVITLDMGLLVAGTKYRGEFEERLKKLMEEIKQSDEIILFIDEVHTLIGAGAAEGAIDAANILKPALARGELQCIGATTLDEYRKHIEKDPALERRFQPVKVPEPTVDETIQILKGLRERYEIHHKLRYTDEALVAAAQLSYQYISDRFLPDKAIDLIDEAGSRVRLQHAQLPEEARELDKEVRQIIKEKEEAVRNQDFEKAGELRDREMDLKAQISTLIEKGKEMSKAETEAGDAGPTVTEADIQHIVSSWTGIPVEKVSTDESDRLLKMEETLHKRVIGQDEAVKAISRAIRRARVGLKNPNRPIASFIFSGPTGVGKSELAKALAAYYFGSEEAMIRLDMSEFMERHTVSKLIGSPPGYVGYTEGGQLTEAVRRRPYTVVLFDEIEKAHPDVFNMMLQILEDGRLTDSKGRTVDFKNTLLIMTSNVGSSVIEKGGRRIGFDLDYDEKDSSYNRIKSLVTEELKQYFRPEFLNRLDEMIVFRQLTKLEVKEIADIMLNEVFSRLKVKDIELQVTERFRDRVVEEGYNPSYGARPLRRAIMRLLEDSMAEKMLAREIKEGDSVIVDVDSDGNVIVLNGSSGAPESLPEALPV; encoded by the exons ATGGCTAGGGTTTTGGCTCAGTCAATTAATGTCCCTGGTCTAGTGGCTGAACATAGACATGGTCAGCAAAAGGGATCTGGAAGATCAAAAAGACCAGCCAAAATGATGAATGCAGTACGTACAAATGGATTAAGAATGTCAGGTTTTACAGGACTCCGAACTTTTAATCCTTTGGATACTATGTTGAGACCCGGAATAGATTTTCACTCTAAAGTATCCATTGCAACTTCTGCACACCGAGGAAGATCTACCAGATGTGTACCGAAAGCCATGTTTGAGCGTTTCACTGAGAAAGCAATTAAAGTAATTATGCTAGCTCAGGAGGAAGCAAGGCGTCTTGGTCATAATTTTGTTGGAACGGAGCAAATTCTATTGGGTCTTATTGGTGAAGGGACTGGTATTGCTGCCAAGGTTCTAAAGTCAATGGGGATCAACCTTAAAGATGCTCGTGTGGAAGTAGAGAAGATAATTGGAAGGGGGAGTGGATTTGTAGCCGTTGAGATTCCGTTTACTCCTCGTGCAAAGCGTGTTTTGGAACTTTCACTGGAGGAAGCTCGTCAACTTG GTCACAATTATATTGGATCAGAGCACCTGCTTCTGGGTCTTCTTCGGGAGGGTGAGGGTGTTGCAGCACGTGTTCTGGAAAACCTGGGTGCTGATCCTACTAACATTCGCACACAG GTTATTCGCATGGTGGGTGAGAGTGCCGACAGTGTTACTGCTACTGTTGGTTCAGGAAGTAGTGGGAATAAGATGCCAACTTTGGAGGAGTATGGTACCAATTTGACCAAGCTAGCAGAGGAG GGAAAATTGGATCCTGTTGTGGGAAGGCAGCAGCAAATTGAACGTGTGACACAAATTTTAGGCCGTCGAACTAAAAATAATCCTTGTCTGATTGGAGAACCTGGTGTTGGGAAGACAGCAATTGCTGAAGGTCTCGCTCAGCGGATTGCAAATGGTGATGTTCCTGAAACCATAGAAGGCAAAAAG GTTATAACCCTTGACATGGGTTTACTTGTTGCTGGAACTAAATATCGTGGTGAGTTTGAGGAGAGGTTGAAGAAACTAATGGAAGAAATCAAGCAAAGTGACGAGATAATCCTTTTTATTGATGAGGTACACACTTTGATTGGAGCAGGAGCAGCAGAAGGGGCAATTGATGCTGCTAACATACTTAAGCCAGCTCTTGCAAGGGGTGAACTCCAG TGTATTGGAGCCACAACATTAGACGAATATAGAAAGCACATTGAAAAAGATCCTGCTTTAGAGAGACGATTCCAGCCAGTTAAAGTACCAGAACCGACTGTTGATGAAACAATACAAATTCTGAAAGGACTTAGAGAACGATATGAAATTCATCACAAGCTCCGATATACTGATGAGGCTCTTGTAGCTGCTGCACAGCTGTCATACCAGTATATCAG TGATCGGTTTTTGCCTGACAAAGCTATAGATTTGATTGATGAAGCTGGTTCCCGAGTTCGGCTTCAACATGCACAg TTACCTGAAGAAGCAAGAGAACTTGACAAGGAGGTCAGGCAGATTATCAAGGAGAAAGAGGAAGCTGTTCgcaaccaagactttgaaaag GCTGGAGAGCTGAGAGATAGAGAAATGGATCTTAAGGCACAGATCTCAACACTTATAGAGAAAGGCAAGGAGATGAGCAAAGCAGAGACTGAGGCAGGGGATGCAGGTCCTACTGTGACTGAAGCTGACATACAGCATATTGTCTCATCCTGGACTGGTATTCCGGTTGAGAAAGTCTCGACGGATGAATCTGATCGCCTCCTCAAGATGGAAGAGACTTTACATAAGCGAGTCATTGGTCAGGATGAAGCAGTGAAAGCCATTAGTCGGGCTATTCGTAGAGCTCGGGTTGGACTGAAGAACCCTAACCGTCCAATTGCTAGCTTCATCTTTTCTGGTCCAACTGGTGTGGGGAAGTCTGAATTGGCCAAAGCATTGGCTGCATACTACTTTGGCTCTGAAGAAGCTATGATACGACTTGACATGAGTGAGTTTATGGAAAGACACACAGTTTCCAAACTTATTGGTTCACCTCCTGGGTATGTTGGTTACACTGAAGGTGGGCAGTTGACCGAGGCAGTTCGACGTCGTCCTTACACTGTTGTTCTATTTGATGAGATTGAGAAAGCCCATCCTGATGTATTTAACATGATGCTTCAGATCCTGGAAGATGGAAGACTAACCGACAGTAAGGGAAGAACTGTGGATTTCAAGAACACACTTCTTATAATGACATCAAATGTTGGAAGCAGTGTGATTGAGAAAGGAGGCCGCCGAATTGGATTTGATCTGGATTATGATGAGAAGGATAGCAGTTATAATAGAATCAAGAGCTTGGTGACTGAGGAGCTAAAGCAATACTTTAGGCCAGAATTTTTGAATAGGTTGGATGAAATGATTGTCTTCAGGCAACTCACAAAACTGGAGGTGAAGGAGATTGCTGACATAATGCTCAATGAGGTGTTTTCTAGACTGAAGGTAAAAGATATTGAACTTCAAGTAACAGAAAGATTTAGGGACAGAGTGGTGGAGGAAGGTTATAATCCTAGTTACGGAGCCAGACCTTTAAGAAGAGCTATAATGCGACTTTTGGAAGACAGTATGGCAGAGAAGATGCTTGCTAGAGAGATCAAAGAGGGTGACTCTGTTATAGTGGATGTTGATTCTGATGGTAACGTGATTGTGCTCAATGGTAGCAGTGGAGCCCCCGAGTCCTTACCAGAGGCACTTCCTGTATAA